Proteins encoded in a region of the Falco rusticolus isolate bFalRus1 chromosome 10, bFalRus1.pri, whole genome shotgun sequence genome:
- the CSTF1 gene encoding cleavage stimulation factor subunit 1 isoform X2, translated as MSGRRVAAACDRRQLPRGMGGMATPLLDPRPLRLPFLEADAPPRHSLLTMYRTKVSLKDRQQLYKLIISQLLYDGYINIANGLINEIKPQSVCAPSEQLLHLIKLGMENDDSAVQYAIGRSDTVAPGTGIDLEFDADVQTMSPEASEYETCYVTSHKGPCRVATYSRDGQLIATGSADASIKILDTERMLAKSAMPIEVMMNETAQQNMENHPVIRTLYDHVDEVTCLAFHPTEQILASGSRDYTLKLFDYSKPSAKRAFKYIQEAEMLRSISFHPSGDFILVGTQHPTLRLYDINTFQCFVSCNPQDQHTDAICSVNYNASANMYVTGSKDGCIKLWDGVSNRCITTFEKAHDGAEVCSAIFSKNSKYILSSGKDSVAKLWEISTGRTLVKYTGAGLSGRQVHRTQAVFNHTEDYVLLPDERTISLCCWDSRTAERRNLLSLGHNSIVRCIVHSPTNPGFMTCSDDYRARFWYRRSTTD; from the exons ATGTCAGGTCGTCGTGTCGCTGCAGCATGTGATAGACGTCAGCTGCCACGGGGCATGGGTGGCATGGCGACCCCCCTCCTTGACCCGCGACCACTTCGACTGCCGTTTCTTGAGGCTGAC gCCCCTCCAAGGCATTCCTTGCTCACAATGTATAGAACAAAAGTCAGTTTGAAAGACCGTCAGCAACTTTATAAACTGATAATTAGTCAGCTGCTATATGATGGATACATAAATATTGCCAATGGCTtgataaatgaaataaaaccacaatCGGTCTGTGCACCATCTGAACAACTGCTGCACCTAATTAAGTTAG gaatGGAGAACGATGACAGTGCTGTTCAATATGCAATTGGACGGTCAGATACGGTAGCTCCAGGCACAGGAATTGACTTGGAATTTGATGCAGATGTGCAGACCATGTCTCCCGAGGCTTCTGAATATGAGACTTGTTATGTCACATCTCATAAAGGACCATGTCGTGTAGCTACGTATAGCAGAGATGGACAGTTAATAGCTACAGGATCTGCTGATGCCTCAATAAAAATTCTCGATACAGAGAGAATGTTGGCCAAAAGTGCTATGCCTATTGAG GTCATGATGAATGAGACAGCGCAGCAAAACATGGAAAATCACCCCGTTATTCGGACTCTGTACGATCATGTGGATGAAGTTACGTGTTTAGCTTTTCATCCAACAGAACAGATCCTAGCATCTGGTTCAAGGGACTACACACTTAAATTGTTTGATTATTCAAAACCTTCTGCCAAAAGAGCCTTCAAATATATACAG GAAGCAGAGATGTTGCGCTCAATTTCTTTTCACCCTTCTGGAGATTTCATACTTGTTGGTACCCAGCACCCTACTTTACGACTGTACGATATCAATACTTTCCAGTGTTTTGTGTCTTGCAATCCTCAAGATCAGCACACTGATGCCATATGTTCAGTAAATTACAACGCAAGTGCAAACATGTATGTGACGGGAAGTAAGGATGGATGCATCAAACTGTGGGATGGTGTTTCAAATCGCTGTATCACTACTTTTGAGAAGGCACATGATGGAGCCGAAGTCTGTTCTGCTATATTTTCCAAAAATTCAAAGTACATCTTGTCAAGTGGAAAAGACTCTGTAGCTAAACTGTGGGAGATATCCACTGGTCGAACACTGGTCAAATACACAG GAGCTGGATTGAGTGGACGACAAGTACACAGGACACAAGCTGTCTTCAACCACACAGAAGATTatgtgctgctgccagatgAAAGGACCATaagtctctgctgctgggattCAAGAACTGCTGAACGGAGAAACCTTCTTTCTCTTGGGCACAACAGCATTGTCCGTTGTATTGTCCATTCTCCTACCAATCCTGGCTTCATGACCTGCAGTGATGACTACAGGGCTAGATTTTGGTACAGGAGGTCAACAACAGACTAA
- the CSTF1 gene encoding cleavage stimulation factor subunit 1 isoform X1, producing MSGRRVAAACDRRQLPRGMGGMATPLLDPRPLRLPFLEADSRLQSICGRSMQQPSRRSILRSRPPPPPPPLPPPPIDALRAPVAILGGERGRQKEGSAPPRHSLLTMYRTKVSLKDRQQLYKLIISQLLYDGYINIANGLINEIKPQSVCAPSEQLLHLIKLGMENDDSAVQYAIGRSDTVAPGTGIDLEFDADVQTMSPEASEYETCYVTSHKGPCRVATYSRDGQLIATGSADASIKILDTERMLAKSAMPIEVMMNETAQQNMENHPVIRTLYDHVDEVTCLAFHPTEQILASGSRDYTLKLFDYSKPSAKRAFKYIQEAEMLRSISFHPSGDFILVGTQHPTLRLYDINTFQCFVSCNPQDQHTDAICSVNYNASANMYVTGSKDGCIKLWDGVSNRCITTFEKAHDGAEVCSAIFSKNSKYILSSGKDSVAKLWEISTGRTLVKYTGAGLSGRQVHRTQAVFNHTEDYVLLPDERTISLCCWDSRTAERRNLLSLGHNSIVRCIVHSPTNPGFMTCSDDYRARFWYRRSTTD from the exons ATGTCAGGTCGTCGTGTCGCTGCAGCATGTGATAGACGTCAGCTGCCACGGGGCATGGGTGGCATGGCGACCCCCCTCCTTGACCCGCGACCACTTCGACTGCCGTTTCTTGAGGCTGAC AGTCGCCTCCAATCGATTTGCGGGCGCTCGATGCAGCAGCCTTCGCGGAGGAGCATTCTTCGgtcccggccgccgccgccgcctcctcccctgccgccgccgccgatCGATGCGCTCCGGGCTCCGGTCGCCATTTTAGGGGGAGAGCGAGGGAGGCAGAAGGAAGGGTCG gCCCCTCCAAGGCATTCCTTGCTCACAATGTATAGAACAAAAGTCAGTTTGAAAGACCGTCAGCAACTTTATAAACTGATAATTAGTCAGCTGCTATATGATGGATACATAAATATTGCCAATGGCTtgataaatgaaataaaaccacaatCGGTCTGTGCACCATCTGAACAACTGCTGCACCTAATTAAGTTAG gaatGGAGAACGATGACAGTGCTGTTCAATATGCAATTGGACGGTCAGATACGGTAGCTCCAGGCACAGGAATTGACTTGGAATTTGATGCAGATGTGCAGACCATGTCTCCCGAGGCTTCTGAATATGAGACTTGTTATGTCACATCTCATAAAGGACCATGTCGTGTAGCTACGTATAGCAGAGATGGACAGTTAATAGCTACAGGATCTGCTGATGCCTCAATAAAAATTCTCGATACAGAGAGAATGTTGGCCAAAAGTGCTATGCCTATTGAG GTCATGATGAATGAGACAGCGCAGCAAAACATGGAAAATCACCCCGTTATTCGGACTCTGTACGATCATGTGGATGAAGTTACGTGTTTAGCTTTTCATCCAACAGAACAGATCCTAGCATCTGGTTCAAGGGACTACACACTTAAATTGTTTGATTATTCAAAACCTTCTGCCAAAAGAGCCTTCAAATATATACAG GAAGCAGAGATGTTGCGCTCAATTTCTTTTCACCCTTCTGGAGATTTCATACTTGTTGGTACCCAGCACCCTACTTTACGACTGTACGATATCAATACTTTCCAGTGTTTTGTGTCTTGCAATCCTCAAGATCAGCACACTGATGCCATATGTTCAGTAAATTACAACGCAAGTGCAAACATGTATGTGACGGGAAGTAAGGATGGATGCATCAAACTGTGGGATGGTGTTTCAAATCGCTGTATCACTACTTTTGAGAAGGCACATGATGGAGCCGAAGTCTGTTCTGCTATATTTTCCAAAAATTCAAAGTACATCTTGTCAAGTGGAAAAGACTCTGTAGCTAAACTGTGGGAGATATCCACTGGTCGAACACTGGTCAAATACACAG GAGCTGGATTGAGTGGACGACAAGTACACAGGACACAAGCTGTCTTCAACCACACAGAAGATTatgtgctgctgccagatgAAAGGACCATaagtctctgctgctgggattCAAGAACTGCTGAACGGAGAAACCTTCTTTCTCTTGGGCACAACAGCATTGTCCGTTGTATTGTCCATTCTCCTACCAATCCTGGCTTCATGACCTGCAGTGATGACTACAGGGCTAGATTTTGGTACAGGAGGTCAACAACAGACTAA
- the AURKA gene encoding aurora kinase A isoform X1, which translates to MAPAPLALGSTRGGSTAAPSARVGGCVHGGGEGGGRCLAGCGTNLAPFPPPAAARRGRGGCEEGTVVVALPQVGGLGVRDLRNGRPGQAETLRRKVCKRGADPRTWSTEGASGGETAEAYVAVLLDTMDKSMKENHSGYPSRAAKISNPIEDGPKRVPVSQHSVQSQLLNSGVQAQRVLCPSNFAQRVPVQSQKPALSNQKLPNSQMTQQPRQKLVQATARSQVPTKNNEKPQQVPVPAKNPEAESTSKQKNEETAKKKNEETKKRQWSLDDFEIGRPLGKGKFGNVYLAREKQSKFILALKVLFKTQLEEAGVEHQLRREVEIQSHLRHPNILRLYGYFHDVTRVYLILEYAPRGEVYKELQKLTKFDEQRTATYITELADALLYCHSKSVIHRDIKPENLLLGSNGELKIADFGWSVHAPSSRRTTLCGTLDYLPPEMIEGRTHDEKVDIWSLGVLCYEFLVGKPPFEAETYQETYRAISRVEFKFPPFVTEGARDLIAKLLKHNPFHRLPLKDVLLHPWITANSTKMPNSRKSDVAALPRTQS; encoded by the exons ATGGCCCCGGCCCCACTCGCGCTCGGCTCCACGCGAGGTGGCAGCACCGCCGCTCCCTCGGCCCGGGTCGGCGGGTGCGTGCAcggaggaggagaggggggaggCCGGTGCCTCGCGGGATGCGGGACTAACCTGGCGCCCTTccccccgccggcggccgcaCGCCGAGGCCGCGGAGGCTGCGAGGAGGGGACGGTAGTTGTAGCGTTGCCACAGGTGGGTGGTCTGGGCGTACGCGATTTGCGTAACGGAAGACCCGGCCAGGCAGAGACTTTGCGGAGAAAAGTGTGTAAGCGGGGCGCCGATCCACGCACTTGGAGTACGGAAGGAGCCAGCGGCGGAGAGACG GCTGAGGCATACGTAGCTGTTCTTCTCGACACTATGGACAAGAGTATGAAAGAGAACCATTCCGGATACCCTAGTCGTGCTGCGAAG attTCTAATCCCATTGAGGATGGCCCAAAACGTGTCCCTGTGTCTCAGCATTCTGTCCAGAGCCAGTTACTGAACAGTGGAGTTCAAGCACAACGTGTTCTGTGTCCTTCAAACTTTGCCCAGCGAGTTCCTGTGCAATCACAAAAACCTGCACTGTCAAACCAAAAACTGCCTAACAGCCAGATGACACAGCAGCCCCGACAAAAACTTGTCCAAGCAACTGCTAGGTCTCAAGTTCCAACCAAGAACAATGAAAAACCTCAACAGGTTCCAGTACCTG CAAAAAATCCTGAAGCAGAAAGCAcctctaaacagaaaaatgaggagactgctaaaaagaaaaatgaagagactAAAAA AAGGCAATGGTCTCTTGATGATTTTGAAATTGGTCGTCCTCTGGGGAAAGGAAAGTTTGGAAATGTGTACCTGGCACGTGAAAAGCAGAGTAAATTTATTCTTGCTCTGAAAGTGCTCTTTAAAACACAACTTGAGGAAGCTGGTGTAGAACATCAACTACGAAGAGAAGTTGAAATACAGTCTCATCTTAG GCATCCCAACATTCTCAGATTATATGGCTACTTCCATGACGTTACAAGAGTTTACCTTATTCTAGAGTATGCACCTCGTGGAGAAGTCTACAAAGAACTTCAGAAGCTTACCAAGTTCGATGAGCAAAGAACTGCTACT TACATTACAGAACTAGCAGATGCCCTATTGTACTGTCATTCAAAGAGTGTGATTCACCGAGACATCAAGCCGGAAAACTTGCTGCTTGGGTCAAATGGAGAATTAAAAATTGCGGACTTTGGATGGTCTGTACATGCCCCATCTTCTAG GAGAACAACTCTCTGTGGGACACTTGACTACCTGCCTCCTGAAATGATTGAGGGGAGAACACATGATGAAAAGGTGGATATTTGGAGCCTGGGAGTTCTGTGCTATGAATTCCTTGTAGGGAAACCACCTTTCGAAGCAGAAACATACCAGGAAACTTACAGAGCTATTTCCAGG GTGGAATTCAAGTTTCCTCCATTTGTAACAGAAGGTGCGAGAGATTTAATTGCAAAGCTTCTGAAGCATAACCCATTCCATCGACTGCCCCTGAAGGATGTACTACTTCATCCCTGGATTACAGCAAACTCTACAAAGATGCCCAACAGCAGAAAGAGTGATGTTGCTGCCCTACCCAGAACACAGTCTTAG
- the AURKA gene encoding aurora kinase A isoform X2 yields MDKSMKENHSGYPSRAAKISNPIEDGPKRVPVSQHSVQSQLLNSGVQAQRVLCPSNFAQRVPVQSQKPALSNQKLPNSQMTQQPRQKLVQATARSQVPTKNNEKPQQVPVPAKNPEAESTSKQKNEETAKKKNEETKKRQWSLDDFEIGRPLGKGKFGNVYLAREKQSKFILALKVLFKTQLEEAGVEHQLRREVEIQSHLRHPNILRLYGYFHDVTRVYLILEYAPRGEVYKELQKLTKFDEQRTATYITELADALLYCHSKSVIHRDIKPENLLLGSNGELKIADFGWSVHAPSSRRTTLCGTLDYLPPEMIEGRTHDEKVDIWSLGVLCYEFLVGKPPFEAETYQETYRAISRVEFKFPPFVTEGARDLIAKLLKHNPFHRLPLKDVLLHPWITANSTKMPNSRKSDVAALPRTQS; encoded by the exons ATGGACAAGAGTATGAAAGAGAACCATTCCGGATACCCTAGTCGTGCTGCGAAG attTCTAATCCCATTGAGGATGGCCCAAAACGTGTCCCTGTGTCTCAGCATTCTGTCCAGAGCCAGTTACTGAACAGTGGAGTTCAAGCACAACGTGTTCTGTGTCCTTCAAACTTTGCCCAGCGAGTTCCTGTGCAATCACAAAAACCTGCACTGTCAAACCAAAAACTGCCTAACAGCCAGATGACACAGCAGCCCCGACAAAAACTTGTCCAAGCAACTGCTAGGTCTCAAGTTCCAACCAAGAACAATGAAAAACCTCAACAGGTTCCAGTACCTG CAAAAAATCCTGAAGCAGAAAGCAcctctaaacagaaaaatgaggagactgctaaaaagaaaaatgaagagactAAAAA AAGGCAATGGTCTCTTGATGATTTTGAAATTGGTCGTCCTCTGGGGAAAGGAAAGTTTGGAAATGTGTACCTGGCACGTGAAAAGCAGAGTAAATTTATTCTTGCTCTGAAAGTGCTCTTTAAAACACAACTTGAGGAAGCTGGTGTAGAACATCAACTACGAAGAGAAGTTGAAATACAGTCTCATCTTAG GCATCCCAACATTCTCAGATTATATGGCTACTTCCATGACGTTACAAGAGTTTACCTTATTCTAGAGTATGCACCTCGTGGAGAAGTCTACAAAGAACTTCAGAAGCTTACCAAGTTCGATGAGCAAAGAACTGCTACT TACATTACAGAACTAGCAGATGCCCTATTGTACTGTCATTCAAAGAGTGTGATTCACCGAGACATCAAGCCGGAAAACTTGCTGCTTGGGTCAAATGGAGAATTAAAAATTGCGGACTTTGGATGGTCTGTACATGCCCCATCTTCTAG GAGAACAACTCTCTGTGGGACACTTGACTACCTGCCTCCTGAAATGATTGAGGGGAGAACACATGATGAAAAGGTGGATATTTGGAGCCTGGGAGTTCTGTGCTATGAATTCCTTGTAGGGAAACCACCTTTCGAAGCAGAAACATACCAGGAAACTTACAGAGCTATTTCCAGG GTGGAATTCAAGTTTCCTCCATTTGTAACAGAAGGTGCGAGAGATTTAATTGCAAAGCTTCTGAAGCATAACCCATTCCATCGACTGCCCCTGAAGGATGTACTACTTCATCCCTGGATTACAGCAAACTCTACAAAGATGCCCAACAGCAGAAAGAGTGATGTTGCTGCCCTACCCAGAACACAGTCTTAG
- the FAM210B gene encoding protein FAM210B, mitochondrial, giving the protein MYRLARLGPLRPPAAPRSPPLAAAPRALRCGPRLAWSGLSPPLPLVTLRAAAGSSAKDAGGPPKRAATDLSGENKKLNKSQQLKQVFKEYGAVGVSFHVGISLVSLGIFYLAVSSGVDMTAVLFKLGFSESSLQSKMAAGTSTFVLAYAIHKLFAPVRISITIVSVPFIVRYCRKIGFFKPPAPNP; this is encoded by the exons ATGTACCGCCTGGCGCGCCTGGGCCCGCTGcggccgccggccgccccgcgcagccccccgctcgccgccgccccccgcgcctTGCGCTGCGGCCCCCGCCTCGCCTGGTCTGGCCTCAGCCCGCCGCTGCCGCTCGTAACGCTGCGAGCTGCCGCCGGCAGCTCCGCCAAG gatGCAGGTGGACCCCCAAAAAGGGCAGCCACAGATCTCAGTGGTGAAAACAAGAAACTCAACAAATCCCAGCAACTGAAACAAGTTTTTAAAGAGTATGGTGCTGTAGGGGTTTCATTCCATGTTGGAATTTCATTAGTATCTCTAGGAATCTTCTACCTGGCTGTGTCAAG tgGTGTGGATATGACTGCCGTTCTCTTCAAACTTGGTTTCAGTGAATCATCATTGCAATCTAAAATGGCTGCTGGTACAAGCACATTTGTGCTGGCATATGCTATTCACAAATTGTTTGCTCCAGTACGAATCAGCATTACTATAGTTTCTGTGCCATTTATTGTCCGATACTGCCGGAAGATTGGTTTCTTCAAACCTCCTGCCCCAAATCCATGA